Within the Planctomycetaceae bacterium genome, the region TCCGGCTGCGGAGAATCGCGGCCAGAGTGTCGCCGTTGTAAGTGGCGGACACAGACCGCCGCGAAGCAGCTTCGTGTGGCAGTGTCGGAGGTGGCGCGACGATGGCTTCCCAGTGCAGCCATTCGTTTTCGCGCAGGACTTCGCTGTCGGCGCCGATCAGTCTCAGATACCGATTCCCGATGGCAACCAGCGGTGGCGACACGAACGACCGGCGTTTTGCGATGACTTTCCCGTCGCCGGACTTATCGACGCGGACGCGGTGCAACCTGACCTTCGCCAGCAGCATTGCCAACCGCCGGCGGAATTCGTGAGTCACCCGGTTCATGAGACTTCGCGGCCAGGAATCCTGTGGCATCGGTGTCAGCGTCCTCGTCGTTCACCGGATTTTGTCACCGTAGTTGATTCGTCCGCTGCGATGCAGGATGGCCCAGACGTATCGCAGGAACGTACGCGAATATCCGAATGGGCGGCGGTCCATGCGGCGGCTTGACGAGCGAGCGACGATGGAGCGATCGTAGACGACGGCTTCCGGCGATCGGCGGTACAAGCCCGCGAGGATCGGCCATTCTTCGCCGATCGCGACGTCTTCATCGAAGGGACCGTGAGTATCGAATGCTCCGGCCGTGCAGAACATCAACGCGGGCATCGCCTTGGCTTTGGCCAGCGGCAGGCGTCGGACGGAATTCCAGAATCCCCACCAAAGTCTGGCCCGAAATCCGCCGTCCAGAGTTCCCAGGGAAGTGATTCCGGCGGCATTGTCGCGCTGGTGGCAGTGATCGGCGATTCGCCGCAGGCAGTCGGGCGGAATCATCGTGTCGGCGTCCACGAACAGCAGAATTCGGCCGCGAGCTCGCGCGCGACCTGCGTTGCGAGCGCGAGCGGCTCCCGCGGTTTCCAGATGCACGACCGATACCTCAGGACGACCGGCATAGCGTTCCAGAACCGCCTGCGTTCCGTCAGTACTGCCGTTGTCCACGACGATCAGTTCCCAGTGACGCGCAGGAGAATCCCGGCCTGTCGCGGCGAAATGGCTGCCAGCCGCCAGTACGTGGTCGATCGTCTGACCAATCAGCCGCTCTTCATTGCGAGCCGGGATGATGATGGAGAATTCCGGATCCTGCATTCGTTCGCTTCTCTGCCAGGTCTCAGCACAAACAGCTCCCGGCGCAGTCTAATGAACGGCATCGATTCCGGCTCCGTTGCCACCACAGCCAGGCCAGCGTCGTCGAAGGCCTGCATCAGACCTGCCGAAGTGAAGTATCGTTCCGGCATCAGCGGACACGACCGCGCCGGCACCAGTCCGGCAACGCGCGCCAGAAAAAAACCAAAACGTCCGAAGAAGAATTCCCGAACCTTCAGCACGCCCTTCGCGAAGCGTCCTTCATGTGTGGACTGCAGCACGATCACAGACCCGGACGAAACCCGAGCTGCCTCCCGAAGCACCTGCGGCGCGTTGGCAGGATACTGCAGGACGAACAGCAGCAGCGCGGCATCGACGGAATCATCGTCGGCGGGAATCCGGCCGTTCACAATCCTCGACGGAGCCGGCCCGACCCAGTGCAGATCATCGACGTCGAACTCCAGGACCTGCAGCCCTGCCCGTTCTCGCAGCGCTTCTCCGTTGTGTCCCGTGCCGGAGCCGATGTCGGCGATCACGCCGCTATCGGGAAGGTGCGGACGAATCCGCTGAAACAGCCGGATCGCTCGCCGAGACATAATGCGGTTTGCGATCCACGTGATCACGTTTCCTCCGGCGTCATCAATGCGCCAGGCGTCGTCGGCCGGCACCCGCTGTCCAGCAATCGCTCAATCTGTTTCAGTATGAACGGCAGCCACCCGCGAGCAACATCGGCCGGATGAATGACGACACACGGAATCGCGTCTGACGTTAGTTTCCACGCGGCGACGCCCATCGCATGGCCGGCCCACGCGGCGGATTTCAACCAGCCCCAGTCATACGACCACGTAGCAAGTCGGCGGTCAATGGCGCCGTCACGGCACGATTCCAGCCGACGGAAACCCATCACGTACGACAGCCTCTGAAGTTGAACGGCCGCAACCGGCAACTGCCACGCGGGTGGCACCAGGCCATGCACCTTCGAACCGCAAACGGTCTCCAGTTCGTCCTTCGCGGCGTCGATGTGCTGCTGAATCTCCGCCAGAGTCAGCCCGCCGAATTCATCCGAACGATTCGTCAGCCGCGAAACCAGCCCCGGCGAATGTTCGCGACGGTGAGTCAGACCATGCACCAGCCATTCATCACACTCACCGGCGATTTCCAGCATTCGCGCAATGCCCTGCCCCGGACGTTCGCCATGCCACCGAGGAACCGCCGCACACGAAAATCGCGACCCGACAATCCGGCGAACCGCAGCAATCGCCCGCGCCAACTCGCCCTCAAACACCGGCGCAACATCGTGAAAAACAACCAGCAGAGACGAATTGGCCTGGGATGTTTGAGCGTCGTTCACGGAGCACTCTTCCGATTTGTTCTTGTGCCATCAGTCCACGGAGTGCTTTGTGGCGTACGGGTTTGAGGACTGTGCGCCGGAGGTGTCGGGGCCGATGGTGTCGGGGCCGATGGTGTCGGGGTTGGAGTTATCAGCGGGTTCGGGTTTGCCATCTTCCGGTGGTCGTGAGCGCCACCAGGAGGCGAGTACCGAGCCGGAGATGTTCATCCACGGACCGAAGATTGCCGATGCCAGCGCGGCGTCGGAACTCTTCAGGACGTTGACTGCCAGACCGGACGCCATGCCTCCGTTCTGCAGACCGACTTCGATTGCAACCGTGCGGCGAGCGGACTCGTCCAGCCCCGCAATAGCGGCCCCGTAGTATCCCAGGACATAGCCCACCGAATTATGGATCACGGCGATGGCGATCAGAGTCGCGCCGACGCTGAGCAGTTGATCTCGCGACAGGGCCGTGATGATCGCGATGATGTAGCAGATGGAAGCCATCGCCAGCCACGACAGCAGGCGGTCGACCCATGGTCCGCGCAGGTTCAGCATTCGCAGCACGGCGTTGGCGATCAGGCCGGCTCCGATCGGAACAATGATGATCTCCAGGATGGTCATCATCATGTCGACGAAAACGATCTCCACGTATTGGCCGGCCAGCAACTTCATCATCAGCGGAGTCATCAGTGGCGAGACCAGTGTCGAACACGCGGTCATCGTGACGGACAGAGCCACATTGCCTCGACTGATATACGTCATCACGTTCGACGCGACTCCGCCGGGACACGCGCCGATCAGAACGATGCCGGCGGCCACTTCGCCGTGCATTCCGAAGACCGCCGCCAACAATGCTCCGCACAGCGGCATTACGGTAAACTGCAGCACGATGCCGACCAGCACCGCTTTGGGCATCTGCAGAACGCGGGCAAAGTCGGTCAGGCTAAGCATCGTTCCCATGCCGAACATGATCAGCTGAATCAGCGGAACGATCAGCCGTTTCAGTTCGAATCCACCCCACGACAGGAATGCCGCGGGGAAGACCATCGCCGCCGCGACGAAAGCGCCCACCCACAGGCTGAACGCGAAGCCGCGTGCCTTCGTCGACAGATTTGATGCCAGAGCCAGCAGCGCCACGCCGCCGATCAGGAAGGTTCCCGCGGGAACTGCGGCTGCAATTCGCGAACGAGCAATTTCGCCAACAACGCACAGCGCCGCCGACAGCAGGCACAGACGGACAGTCGTCTTGTTGTTCACTCGCTCAGTTGTCCCATGGCAGTCGATATGTTGGCGGATTGGCATATCGTTGCATGTCGATTTCCAGTCGTCCAACAGCTCCCGGAACCAGTTCGACTTCAAACGCCGCGGCGTTGATGGTGTCGAACTGGAACGGATAGTGAACCACCTGACGAACTCGCGTGAATTGATGTTCGCCGAACATGCCTGCCTGCAGGATGACGCGGCGCGGTTCGGCCGGGTTCAGATTCACCAGCTTCAGCCGCACTCCGTTCGTTGTCAGTCGTTCAACAAGTACGGCGACATCCGGCGGAACTCCCGGACGCCGGGCTTCCGGATCGAAATACCGCAGCGACGCATGCAGCAGTCCGCCGTGGTAAATGTGGTTCGGAGCTCCCAGCATGGTCTGCACCAGCCCTTCCAGGACCACCGGGTTCAGCTTCTGCCAGTGATGGACGTCCTGTTCATCGGGCGTCGTCCGGTCGTCGCGGATTTTCTGCAGGCGGTTCTGAGTCTCCTGGTAACAGCCTTTCAGAATCTGCAGCGGGTAGTCGTCATTTTGTCCGTGAACATAGGCCAGCCACGGCAGCGGGTGTTCGGAATCGCCCTTCCCCTTGGAATAGCTGAGCTGGCTCCACGTTTCCGGGTCCGTCAGCTTCTTCAGTCGTTCCATGTCTTCGTCGGCTCGGGACGAGTACCACAGATGCACGAGATACTTGGAGTTGATCGGCTTGAAGTCGTACCAGCCGTCGTCGCCGTGTCGATGGGGCACGACGATGCGGCCGTCTTCTTCGCGAGCCTGGCTGCTGACCAGATCGATGACCGAACGAGGCAATTCCAGAAACCGGGGATCTCCGGTTACCAGGTACGCGTTGGTTCCTCCGATGACTGTCGATTCCAGTTGATTGAACAGCCCATGCGGCCAGCGCCAGCCGTAGTAGCCTCCCCACCATTTGCCGTCCATGAGTTCGCCGACTTCGCCGGATGGGCCGACATTGTCTGGCAGAATGCCGTCATTGGCTTCCACGCGATCTTGCCATGCGCCGACATAGTCGGAAATCCACGACCGGTAGTCCGCATTTCCCGTCAGCATATAGGCATGAGCCATCAGGCTGGTCGAAGTCAGATTCAGCGGTACGTCGCCGGTCATCATTCGCTGATTGATGGCCTGCAGAATGTTCGGGAACAGTGCGTCGTCGTTCCACGCGTCGCTGGATGTCACGCCGGGGATGTCGTCAAACGGCAGCGGATAGTCGGCCAGAATCGGCCGATGAGTCACCCAGTCTTCGGCCGTGTTTTCATAGTGCGGACCCCGGCTGCCGGTCAGCGGAGACCGCATTAGTCGCTTGACCGGATCGTAGTTCGGCGTGGATTCATCCTGACCCGAATACAGCCGTGCAAAGCGAATGGTGCGTTCCCGGTTTTGTTCGCCGTGAGGATTCGAAAGCCCGAAGAAATAGAAGTAGGTGTACGATTCGCCGTGGTGCATCCAGTCATAGTGAGCGTCGAATTCGTTGTGAATCTGGCCGTAGCGCGTGAATTGCCGCGTCACGCCGCCCCACAGCTTTTCCGACAGCGGAGCCAGATCCGCGTGTCCTCCCAGCGCATACAGCAGCGGAAAGTTGTAGAAGCTTTCGTAGCCATCGTCGGAACCGTCCATCCCCGGCCATTCGTCACGCCAGATCAGCTCGCCATCGTTGGTGGTGTATTTTTCCACCAGAGCCATTGCCGCCGGATAACTCTGTTCCAGAACATGCCGCTGCCAAAGCGCCCATTCCGGCGGTTCACCCGGCGTGGTTACGGGAACAGTTTTCAAGCGGAAGTCACCGGTAATGGCCCGGTCGCCGAACTGGGCTCGGCACGACCTGGTGGCTGTGGCTTGCGTGACAGCGGCGGCCATGAGAGCGATTACCAGCATTCGAGTCATGGGTCGAAGGCGTGAATCAGCGGCGAGCGAAATTGCGGCCATGTGCGAAAAATCCTGCGGGGCGAGTTTCAAAGCGGGAGTGTCCGGTGCGAGAACAACGGGGAGAGAAGTGTGAACGCGCCGGGACCGGTCATGATAATTCCGAGTCAGACTGAATGCGTACACAGAAGTTCGACGACGAAGAGTTCCTTGCCTGGATTGCCGCAGGGTCGCGATGCACACTCGACAGTCATTTTTGCAGGACATGTTGCCGAATGGCGACGAACCGGGAACGCGCATCGCTGTCGTTGCAGGAATGCAGTCCAGGGCATTCAATGGTTCCGTTGAGGCGCTTCGCGTCGTGACCGTATGTTTCGGTCGGCCCCGGATCGTTTGCAGGCCGCCGTCGGAATTCTCCGTCCCGCTTCCCATGCGCTGCGGCGCCGATATCGTCGAGCGATTCAACGGACCGGCATCGCCTATCTCAGCGAGACGACTTCATGCTCCGATTCAGGCTGACACGTTTGATGCTGGCGGCAATGTGTGCCGCGATGGTCGTTTGCTTCGTTGGCCTTCAGCAGGTTCCCGCCGATACGACTTCCGCGGAGATCGAAGCGTACCGAGAATTCGCCATGGCTCACCTCGGCGATCCGGAACGCGGGCGGCGGCTGTTTGAGGAACACGAAACGCTTTCCTGTACGGCCTGCCATCGGATCACTGGTCTGGAAAAGAGCGGGCCGAACCTGGATGGCATCGGCGACAAGTTCACTCGTACGGAACTCATCCGGCAGGTGCTGGAACCGAGTGCAGAGATCAAACCCGGCTACGAACAAACCGTGGTTGTGACGTCCGATGGAGTAACTCTGGCCGGCCGCGTGGAACGTGCGACCAAACTGGAGGTTCGGCTGATCGACGCGAAGGGTAGACAGACGAATTTCGCCCGCGACGACATCGACGAACTGCACGTGTCACTGAAGTCGCTGATGCCGGACAACATCGTCACCACCGTTTCGAAGGAACAGTTTGCGGACATCATCGCCTACATGCAGACTCTGAAGTTTGGTGTGAAGACGGGGCTGGCGGCGGGAGGCCGCGCGGTTGACATCCCGCGTCTGACGAAGCCGGTTCGCTTCATTCCGGCTTCTTCGGATGCCGTTCGTTTCGAGAACCCGGTTTACTGCAACTCAATTCCGGGATTGCCCGGCCAGTTGATGGTTGTTGAGCATGCACTCGCTCGTGTCTGGCGGCTGATACCTGACACTGACAACCCGCGGAAAGAGCTGTTTCTGGATCTCAGTGACGAGGTTCATGTGAGTCCGAATCAGGGAATCATGTGCCTGGCGTTTCACCCGCGGTTTGAAGAAAACGGTCGGTACTTTCTGGAATACGAAGTCGAGGAAGCCGGACAGGTCAGGACCACGATCGCTGAACGCAAAGCTTCCGCCGACCGGCTAAGCGACAGCGGTCAGCCCTCAATTCGACTGCTGGAAGTTGATCAGCCGGCGTACAACCACAACGGCGGCTGCCTCACGTTCGGCCCGGATGGAATGCTGTACGCAGCCTTTGGCGACGGAGGACCGCAGGAAGATCCGCCGGGCAATTCGCAGAACCCCAAAGTCCTGCTGGGTTCCATGATTCGCATTAACGTCGACGAAGCTGACGGCGCGCGGGCGTATTCGATCCCGCCCGACAATCCGTTTCTGGCGGCTCATCAGGCTGATCCCGCTGTGCGTCCGGAAACCTGGGCGATCGGGTTTCGCGAACCGTGGCGGTTTACATTCGACAGCCTGACCGGCGATCTGTGGCTGGGAGACGTCGGGCAAAACAAGTTCGAAGAAATCAGCCTGGTGAAACGCGGTGAGAACCATGGCTGGAACGTCCGCGAGGCCTTCGCGCCGTTCTCTGACGAGTATCGACGTGAGGGGGAAACTTACACCGAACCGCTGTTTGCGTACGAACACGGTTTGGGGTTCTCCGCCACAGGCGGCTACGTGTATCGGGCCAGGCGGGACTCATCGTTTTACGGCGTCTACATCTTCGGCGATTACAACACTCGCCGAGTCTGGGGACTGCGGCAGCGCGGCGGCGAACTGCTGGACGTGAAAGAACTCGGTACGGCACCGGGCGGCATTGCGTCGTTTGGACTGGATGACCGCGCAGAACTGCTGCTGGTGACTTATGACGGCGGCATCTTCCACGTTGATCTGTCAGAAGCGGAGTACGAATGATGCGGCGCGACGCAAATATCGGCCAGCGCGTGGCTCGTCAGCAAAGTTATACGATGCCTGCATTAGTATTCCTTGTCTGCGCACTGTGCTGTTGCCGGACGAAACTTCGCGCGGACGAAACGGCGGACGCCGCGTTTGGTCAGCCGGTGCAGAGTCTCGTCAGTGAATTCTGCATTGACTGCCACACGGGCGGCGACGCGTCCGCGCAGCTTGACCTGGCCGCTCTTCGGCGATTGGCTGTGGAACCGAATGTTGATGCGTGGGAGAAAGTTGTCCGCAAGCTGCGTTCCCGGCAAATGCCGCCCGTGGATGTGCAGCGTCCTGATGAAGAAACTTACGACGCCGCTCTCTCCGCGCTGGAACGCGAACTTGACCGCGTGGCTCGTGAGCACCCGCATCCCGGACGCACGGAGACCTTCCGCCGACTGACTCGCACGGAGTACCAGAACGCGATTCGCGATCTGCTGGCGGTCGAAATCGACGCCGCTGACCTGCTGCCAAAGGACGAAGTCAGCCACGGGTTTGACAACATCACCGTCGGCGAGCTTTCGCCGACGCTGCTGAATCGCTATGTGACGGCGGCCCGGAAGATCGCTCGAACGGCCGTTGGAGGCGTCAGCCGGGTTCCCGGCGGCGACACCTTTCGCGTGCGGCCCGATGTGACGCAGGAAGACCACATTCCCGGGCTTCCCGTCGGCACGCGCGGCGGCACGCTGATTTTGTACAACTTTCCGCAAAGCGGTGAGTACGAAGTCACAGTGCGCCTGACTCGCGACCGCAACGAAGAAGTTGAAGGCCTGCGTGGACGCCACGAACTGGAAGTCCTGCTGGATCGCGAACGTGTCGCCGGATTCACGGTTGAACCGCCGCCGAACGGCAGCCGTGATTTCAGCAAGGTCGATGCGCATCTGGTCGCGAGGTTTCATGTGACCGCTGGTCCTCACAAGCTGGGAGTCACGTTTCCGCGGACCTCCCATTCGCTCGTGGAAACAAGTCGGCAGCCCTACAAGGCCCGCTTCAATATGCATCGGCACCCGCGCCTGAGCCCGGCTGTGTTTCAGGTGTCGATCACAGGTCCGTACGAAGCGACCGGCCCCGGAGACACTCCCAGCCGACAATTGCTGTTCGTGCGCCGACCGCGAGACTCTGCCGACGAAGACGCCTGCGCGAAGGAAATCATCTCCACATTAGCGCGGCGAGCATGGCGCCGCGATGTCAACGACGACGACATCAGCGGACCGATGGAATTCTTCGACGCCGACAGGCAGGAAGCCGGTTTCGAAGCCGGCATCGAATCCGCTGTGACGGCTGTGCTGGTGAACCCCGAGTTCCTGTTTCGCATCGAGCGTGATCCGGCAGATTCGCGGACCGGCGATGTCTACCCGATCAGCGATGTGGAACTGGCTTCGCGGCTGTCGTTTTTTCTGTGGAGCAGTATTCCCGATGACGAACTGCTCGATCTTGCGGTTGAAGGGCAACTTCGCGACTCGGAAGTTCCTGGTCAGCAGGTGCGACGAATGCTGGCGGATGAACGGTCGGAGTCGCTGGTCACAAACTTCGCCGGACAGTGGCTGTATCTTCGCAATCTGGAATCTGTCACTCCCGATATGCGGCTGTTCCCGGACTTCGACGACAATCTGCGACAGGCCATGAAGCAGGAAACAGAATTGTTCTTCGCGGACATCGTACACAACGACCGCAGCGTGCTGGATCTGCTGCGCGCCGACTACACCTTTCTGAACGAACGGCTGGCGGCTCACTATGAGATTCCGCATATTCAGGGCAGCCGTTTTCGCCGAGTCGAGCTCGAACCGAACGGTCATCGCGGCGGATTGCTGCGGCACGGCAGCATTCTGACCGTCACATCGTACGCCACGCGCACGTCCCCGGTGATTCGAGGGCACTGGATTCTGCAGAACCTGATCGGCGCGCCGCCGCCTCCTCCTCCCGCAAACGTGCCGGCGCTGAAGGACAATACGGTTGAAGCCAGTTTGCCCGTGCGGGCACGGCTGGCTCAGCATCGAGCCGACCCGAATTGCGCGGGCTGCCACAACATCATGGATCCCGTCGGCTTCGCTCTGGAGAACTTCGATGCCGTCGGGCGCTGGAGGGATCTGGAAGTCGGTGAACCGGTCGATGCGTCCGGCGGACTTCCCGACGGCAGCGAATTCACCGGCGTCGAAGGACTGGAAGACGCCCTGCTGCGGCGACCGGAATTGTTCGTCGGTACCGTCGTCGAAAAGCTGATGACGTACGCACTGGGGCGCGGGCTGGATGCTCACGACGCCGCAGCCATCCGCAACATCGTGCGAGACGCCGCAGCCGACGACTACCGCTTCTCGTCGCTGATCCGGGGAGTCGTCAACAGCGTTCCGTTTCAGATGCGAACCGCGGAATGATTGTCTGCAGCTTGGAAGTTGAGGCTTGCGGGAAGCGACCGCACCGTGCCGCAGCCCGGCGTCGCCGCAGCATCACGGGCTTGTACGGGTCGTCACATCGCAACACGCGCGGTTCAACAGCCGGAATCATTCGCGGCGCGTTGCCGGAACGGTGAATGGGCGACCGTCCGCGCTTCGTGCTAGAGTCCGCCAGCGCGATGCC harbors:
- a CDS encoding DUF1592 domain-containing protein, yielding MMRRDANIGQRVARQQSYTMPALVFLVCALCCCRTKLRADETADAAFGQPVQSLVSEFCIDCHTGGDASAQLDLAALRRLAVEPNVDAWEKVVRKLRSRQMPPVDVQRPDEETYDAALSALERELDRVAREHPHPGRTETFRRLTRTEYQNAIRDLLAVEIDAADLLPKDEVSHGFDNITVGELSPTLLNRYVTAARKIARTAVGGVSRVPGGDTFRVRPDVTQEDHIPGLPVGTRGGTLILYNFPQSGEYEVTVRLTRDRNEEVEGLRGRHELEVLLDRERVAGFTVEPPPNGSRDFSKVDAHLVARFHVTAGPHKLGVTFPRTSHSLVETSRQPYKARFNMHRHPRLSPAVFQVSITGPYEATGPGDTPSRQLLFVRRPRDSADEDACAKEIISTLARRAWRRDVNDDDISGPMEFFDADRQEAGFEAGIESAVTAVLVNPEFLFRIERDPADSRTGDVYPISDVELASRLSFFLWSSIPDDELLDLAVEGQLRDSEVPGQQVRRMLADERSESLVTNFAGQWLYLRNLESVTPDMRLFPDFDDNLRQAMKQETELFFADIVHNDRSVLDLLRADYTFLNERLAAHYEIPHIQGSRFRRVELEPNGHRGGLLRHGSILTVTSYATRTSPVIRGHWILQNLIGAPPPPPPANVPALKDNTVEASLPVRARLAQHRADPNCAGCHNIMDPVGFALENFDAVGRWRDLEVGEPVDASGGLPDGSEFTGVEGLEDALLRRPELFVGTVVEKLMTYALGRGLDAHDAAAIRNIVRDAAADDYRFSSLIRGVVNSVPFQMRTAE
- a CDS encoding PQQ-dependent sugar dehydrogenase, which codes for MLRFRLTRLMLAAMCAAMVVCFVGLQQVPADTTSAEIEAYREFAMAHLGDPERGRRLFEEHETLSCTACHRITGLEKSGPNLDGIGDKFTRTELIRQVLEPSAEIKPGYEQTVVVTSDGVTLAGRVERATKLEVRLIDAKGRQTNFARDDIDELHVSLKSLMPDNIVTTVSKEQFADIIAYMQTLKFGVKTGLAAGGRAVDIPRLTKPVRFIPASSDAVRFENPVYCNSIPGLPGQLMVVEHALARVWRLIPDTDNPRKELFLDLSDEVHVSPNQGIMCLAFHPRFEENGRYFLEYEVEEAGQVRTTIAERKASADRLSDSGQPSIRLLEVDQPAYNHNGGCLTFGPDGMLYAAFGDGGPQEDPPGNSQNPKVLLGSMIRINVDEADGARAYSIPPDNPFLAAHQADPAVRPETWAIGFREPWRFTFDSLTGDLWLGDVGQNKFEEISLVKRGENHGWNVREAFAPFSDEYRREGETYTEPLFAYEHGLGFSATGGYVYRARRDSSFYGVYIFGDYNTRRVWGLRQRGGELLDVKELGTAPGGIASFGLDDRAELLLVTYDGGIFHVDLSEAEYE
- a CDS encoding glycosyltransferase family A protein, which codes for MQDPEFSIIIPARNEERLIGQTIDHVLAAGSHFAATGRDSPARHWELIVVDNGSTDGTQAVLERYAGRPEVSVVHLETAGAARARNAGRARARGRILLFVDADTMIPPDCLRRIADHCHQRDNAAGITSLGTLDGGFRARLWWGFWNSVRRLPLAKAKAMPALMFCTAGAFDTHGPFDEDVAIGEEWPILAGLYRRSPEAVVYDRSIVARSSSRRMDRRPFGYSRTFLRYVWAILHRSGRINYGDKIR
- a CDS encoding bile acid:sodium symporter family protein, whose protein sequence is MNNKTTVRLCLLSAALCVVGEIARSRIAAAVPAGTFLIGGVALLALASNLSTKARGFAFSLWVGAFVAAAMVFPAAFLSWGGFELKRLIVPLIQLIMFGMGTMLSLTDFARVLQMPKAVLVGIVLQFTVMPLCGALLAAVFGMHGEVAAGIVLIGACPGGVASNVMTYISRGNVALSVTMTACSTLVSPLMTPLMMKLLAGQYVEIVFVDMMMTILEIIIVPIGAGLIANAVLRMLNLRGPWVDRLLSWLAMASICYIIAIITALSRDQLLSVGATLIAIAVIHNSVGYVLGYYGAAIAGLDESARRTVAIEVGLQNGGMASGLAVNVLKSSDAALASAIFGPWMNISGSVLASWWRSRPPEDGKPEPADNSNPDTIGPDTIGPDTSGAQSSNPYATKHSVD